The Clostridium sporogenes region TAGGGCCAATTATGATAGGACCTTCTAGTTCACATACTGCAGGGGCAGCTAGACTTGCTAAAGTAGCTTGTTCTATAGCAGGAGATAATAATATAGAAGAGGTTAAGTTTTATTTGCATGGATCTTTTGCTAAGACTTATAAAGGACATGGTACAGATAAGGCTTTAATAGCAGGTATGTTAAATATGGATCCTTGGGATGAAAATCTTAGAAAATCTTTTCAAGTAGCAAAAGAAAAAGGTTTAAAATATGAATTTATAGAAACAGATTTAGGAGATGCTCATCCCAATACTGTTAAATTCGTTATTAAGAAAACAAATGGCACTATATCAGAAATTATAGGTTCTTCTATAGGTGGTGGAAATATAGTTATAACATCTATAGATGGTCAATCCATGGAGTTTACTGGTAGTAATCCTACTATTGTAACACATCATAAAGATGTACCAGGAATAATATCAAGAATTAGCACGATGATGTATTCAGAAGGTATAAATATTGGAGCTATGAAGGTTTTTAGAGAAGGTAAAGGTACAACTGCCACTATGACTTTCGAAACAGATGGAGAAATACCAAAGAAAATAATAGATGAAATAAAAGCTATTAAGGATATAGAGAATGTAAAAATTATAAATCCAATAAAATAGGAGGAAAAATTAATGTTCGTAAACACAGGAAAAGAACTTATAAAAGTATGTAATGAAGAAAATTTAAAAATATGGGAATATACTTTAAAGATAGAAGCAGAAAGTAAGAATGTAAGTGAAAAAGAAGTATTTGAAACTATGAGAAAAGCTCTTAAGGTTATGCAACATTCATCAAAAATAGGAAGAGAAAAAGAAGTTAAATCTGTAAGTGGATTAATAGGTGGAGATGCTTTAAAGTTAGAAGAATATTCTAAGTGCCATAATACACTAACAGGAACTTTTATGGTAAGAGCTATGGCTATGGCTATTTCAACCTCTGAGGTTAATGCGGCTATGGGAAGGATTGTAGCATCACCAACAGCAGGTTCAGCAGGAATATTGCCAGCAGTAGTAATAGCGGCAGGAGAAAAATTAAACAAAAGTGAAGATGATTTAGTTAAGGCTCTATTTACAGCCTCTGGGTTAGGAATACTTATTTCTAAAAATGCTACAACAGCAGGAGCAGAAGGTGGATGCCAAGCAGAATGTGGTTCAGCTGCGGCTATGGCATCTGCAGCGGTAGTAGAAATGATGGGAGGAAGCGTAGAACAAGCTTTAGATGCAGGAGCTATAGTTATAAAAAACATACTAGGGCTTGTTTGTGATCCAGTAGCAGGACTTGTAGAAATACCTTGTGCGAAAAGAAATATTGCAGGAACAGTAAGTGCTTTAACCACAGCGGATATAGTAATGGCAGGAGTTACAAGTCATATTCCTTTTGATGATTCAGTGGAGGCAATGTATAAAGTTGGAAAACAGCTTCCATCTTGTCTTAGAGAAACAGCTTTAGGTGGCGTGGCCGTTACTGAGGCAGGATTAAAGCTTAAGGAAAAAGTATTCGGATGTACAGGTTGTAAAAAATAGATATAAGTAGCATTATATAAAAATTGTTAATGAACTAATAAACAGCGTTGCTACAAAAATTTAGTTTACAAACTATAAATTTTATTTTAAATGAAAAAGCTATGAAATATAGGATTAACATCTTAATTTCGTAGCTTTTATTTTATATTTAATTGATTGAATACAAATAGATAATTTTTAATGTATGGGCTACACAAAAACTTTTTATAGGATCTATGATTTGAAATAATATATAAAATTTAATAATTTTTAGAAATATTTTCTAAGACTTTAGCTGTGGAAGTTAAATTTTCAATGGCAGCATTTATTTCTTCAACTTCAGATGCTTGTTCCCGAAAAGACACATTTATTTGATTTATGTTTTTAGTAATATTGGATACGGAAAGTTGAATATTTTTAATTATATCTTCAATCTTATTTATAGATTCTGCACTGGATTTAGATAACTTTCTTATTTCTGTAGCAACTACGTTAAAGCCTTTTCCAGATTCTCCAGCTCTAGCAGCTTCAATGGCTGCATTTAGACCTAAAAGGTTTGTTTTATTAGCTATATTTTTTACAAATTCTAATATTTCATCTGTATTTTTAGCTTCATTATTTGTTTTTTCTACATTTTCTAGTATATCTGAATTTGTTAGAGCTACATTTTGAATTGTCTTTAAAACTTCATTACTAGATTTAGTGATTTGAGATAAAGCATTTGAAAGATTTTGAGAAAGTGTAGAAATTTCAATGTTTTTATCTAGATTTTTTACTATAGCTATACAACCAACTATATTCCCATTTTCATCTTTAAAAGGGACAGATATATTTTTAACTTCTCTTCCAAAAACATCTTTACTTATATTTTTTTTTATAATTTTTCCTGTTTTTATTGCTTCAAAATCTCCACCCTGGTTACTTATGAAGTCTCCTGCCTTAACGCTTAACCCAAATTTTTCAGTTCCATCTATTTTTATATATTTTTCTTTATCACATACGGATACTAATATATCTTCAGAAAAAAAGTGATGTAAATAAGGCACAATATTTTTAAAATAATCAAATATTTGATTATCAAATGAGTTACTTATCATTACTTATCCTCCAATCTAAACTATATTACATTATAAAATTCAACAAAAGATTATTTTATCCTTTTATTTATATAAATAATAGTTTAAATGGAAAATTTTTAAATAAATCATTTTGATTGTTAACAGTCAAGTTTATAATAATTTAGATATAATTTTAATTTATTTCCTATAATTTTTTTTATAGGAAGGGACAAAATAATAATATAATGATTAAAAGGAGGAGAAAAAATGAGCAAATATGAATTTGATATAAATGATATAAAAAATATACAAGTAGGTGATTTACCTTCTGCAAAGATTGGAATAATTGATAGTTTATCAGGAAAGGATAAACATAAAAATGCTATAGAACAGGATAAAATGGATTCTTATATTGCTGGTCATGAATTAGGAACAGAAATAGAAAATCTTTTAAAGGGTGATCAAAGAGATTATTAAATATATTTAAAATAAAGTTTTAATAGAATATTTTTTATGATTTTTTAGAACCCCCTAATAATTAAATAAAAGCTATGAATTAAAAAATAATCTTTTAAATTCATAGCTTTTAATCTTAAAACTAAATTTTTATTTTATTAAATTGTAATATATTTATTTTACACCTCTTACACTATCTAATATCATTTGTTGTCTTTTTTCGTAGTCTTTGTCTAAATCCCAATCAGGTTTTTTTTCATACATTCTATCATTATTTGTTTTATTATTAATTTTTCTTGATTTTTCATCAGATTTCATTAAAAATACCTCCTTAAAAAGAAAAAGGATCATTATTTTATTTTTAGATATAAAACTGTACATTTATAATTTAACCAGCATATATATAATGTATACTGTAAGCTTTTTTACTAGAATATAATAAAATGCATTTAGTTAATATTTTTGTTATTAACTTTAATTTAATTTATTTTTTAAATTTTTATGTTAATATAAAGGTTGGACATTAAAAAGGATAATATTGAAATATAAAATATATAATAAAAAACAAAAGACAGGGGGATGGAATAATGAATAATCTAAACATATGTATAGATATAGATGGTACGATTACAGAACCTTATTATTGGTTAGATATAAGTAATAAATATTTCAACAAAAATGTAAAACCAGAAGACATAACTGTTTATAATATTGAAGATGTTTTAGGAATAACAGAAGAAGAATATATGAAATTTTATGAAAAATATAAGGTAAGAATTCATACAGAAGAAAAATTAAGAAAAGGGGCTAAGGAAGTATTAAATGAATTAAATAAATATCATAATATATATTTTGTAACAGCAAGAGAAAAATCCTTAGAGGTTCTAACAAAATCTTATTTAATAAATCATTCCATAAAATTTAGAGATTTATATGTTTTAGGAAGTCATTATAAGGTAGATAAAGCTAAAGAATTAAATTGTGATATATTTATAGAGGATAATCCTACCAATGCATTAGAACTTTCAGAAGCTGGGTTTAAAGTTATTTTATTAGATACAAACTATAATAAGCATATTAAAGAAAATGAAAACATCATAAGAATAGAAAATTGGCATGAAGCATATGACATAGTTAAAAAAATTTCTTCTGCACAAGAAAAGGCTATATAAGGAAAGTGCGCAGCACTTTCCTTATATAGTTTCTTTTATAACTCTAAGAGCATTTTTGTATAGTATTTTTTCTATTTCACTTTCATGAAAGCTTTCCTTTTCTAGTGCATTTATTAGTTTTTCTATTTCATCGCTAGACTTTATTTCACTAGGAGTTTCGATGCCATCAAAATCTGAGCCTATGCATATTGAATCAATTCCACCCACATTTTTTATATGTTTTATATGGGCTATCATTTCTGATAGTTTTCCTTCTTCACTTTGACCTAAAAAAGTTTTTTCAAAATTTATTCCCATGACACCACCCTTATTAGATAAAATTTTTATCATCTCATCTGTTAAGTTTCTAGGGTGATCTGTTATAGCTCTAGCATTTGAATGAGAGGCTACAAAAGGTGATTTTGAGTGTTTTACTACATCATAAAATCCACCATCAGATAGATGAGACACATCTATTATCATTTTTAATTTGTTCATTTCTTCCATTACTTCTAATCCAAAGGGAGTTAAGCCCTTATTCATAAATTCTTTTTTGCAGTTTGGAAATCCTATTTCATTAGGAAAGTTCCAGGTTAGAGTTATAAGTCTAACACCTAATCTATAAAAATTTCTAAGATTATATAGATTGCCCTCTAAAGCAGCTCCTTCTTCTATAGTTAAAAAAGCAGATATTTTATTATTTGATAGGTTTTTATTTATATCTTTATAGTTTTTAGCAAGTGCAATATATTTTGAGTACTTTTCCAATTCATTATGAAAGAAATCTAACATATTGAGTGCAGTTTTTAAAGGAGAGTTAGTTTCAGTTACATCTATAAATAAAGCAAAAAATTGAGCTAGAGAATTGGAAGCTTTCAGTTTTTCTATATCTACACTTAATGAGTTTTTATATAAAGTTTCACTTTCATTTATTGCAATGTTTTTATTAGAGCAGGGTTTTTTATTTATAAGAGCGTATATAGTGTCACAATGCATATCTATAAAATTCATTTTATACCTCCAGTTTATATAGAAATTATTATATTGTAAAATAATCAGTACGTATGAGCATATTTAAGATTGCCTTATAGCTACATAAATATGTATGATTAAGTAATTTCTAGTTTTAGGTGTAGCTTACTTCAAATAATAGAATATCTACCTTTAAGCATCATTAATAGTATCATTAATTTACTTGTTTATATTATAATGTATCTATTAAAGTATATGTAATATTTATTTATGTTGTTATATATTAGTTGCATGAGTAAAAAGTAAAAGCTTAAAATATTAATTAAAACTATGTATTGTATTAATTATTAAATATAACATAAAAAGCGTGGAGAAGTTCCACGCTTCAAGCTGTTTATAAAAATATTTTGATAATAGCTTTTATAATAGTATTTATTACTTTATTCCAACTAAAAAAGGTAAAACAGTAAATCCAATACTTAAAATTGCTAATATTATAGTTAATATAATAGCTTTTTTCTTAGATGTTTTCCCCATAGCATAAATACCAATACCTAAAAGTACATAGTACCATATATTAAAAATATCAATATTAGTCATTAAAGTATTTTTTACAGAAGGATTTAAGATAGCATTAATACCTACAGCTTTTTTACTTATAAGCATATATATAGCTTTAAACATACTACCTATACAAGTGGATAAACCAGCTACTAAATATAATGTTACGGTTTGTTGATAGCTTAGAGCAACTTTTGAAATTTTAAAAATTATAAATATTAAAAAAGAGATCAAAAATATACCTATTAATCCAAATAATAAGGCGGAACCTGTTTTTAGAGCAGGATTATTAATAGTATCCATAGTTTTTTTTGTCATTTCTAATGTCTGTGGATCTAATCCTTGAAATTGTTTTTCCATATACTTTTTCATAATTTCCTTTGATACATTAGAAAATATTAATGTATAAATTACTGTACAAAGAGCTGTTATCAAAAGTAATATTCCAAATTTAGGATTTTCTCTATAATGTTCAAATAGTTTGGAAGGGGATGTAAAGAAAAATTTAAATTTTTCTTTTAAAGTTAAGTTTAAATTAGTATTTACATTTTCTTGTTGTTCCATAAATGAAACCTCCTATACAATATAATAAATTTGTTTAAATATATAAAGAAAAATAATTGTATTATTAAATCTTTATGGGGATTTTAATTATTCTTATAAAAATAAGCTATTCATCTTTTATAGAGCTTATTACATCTAGCTTAGCTGCTTTAGAGGCCGGGTATAGGCCAGATAAAAATCCTACACAGGATGAAAATAATAATACAAAAGCTACAAGGCCTATACTAGATACAGCTATTTTCACATCACCACTAGAGGAAGTAGAAAGTTTAGATTTTAGCATTGCATTTATTACAAAGCTTATAAAGCTTCCTATAAGTAATCCTACAACTCCGCCTGAAAACCCTATAGCAGTGGCTTCCCCTATAAATATCTTTTTTATATCTCCTACAGAGCCACCTACTACCTTCATAACTCCAATTTCTTTTTTTCTCTCAAGTATGGACATGTTCATTGTATTGGCTATACCAAAGGCTGCTACCAATAAAGAAATACCTCCTATGGCACCCAATATGAGTTTCACTCCACTCAAGGTTTTGCCTACACTGCTTTGCATTTCTTTAAGGGATTGATATAAGTATCCATTATCCTTTAAATATTTTTCTGCTTCACTGCTTTTTTCTTGGTTTTTAAGCACTAAATCTATACTTTCATAACCCTTATTCTTTAGAAATTTTTCATCATTGTTTTTATAGATTAATATATTTTTAGTAAAGGGTAAAGGAGTTTTAATTTGATAATCATCTGAGAAATTTTGTTTGCAGATTCCACTTACTTTTACGGTATAAGTCATCCATTCTTCTTCACCTTTTTCATTTGGTCTAGAAATCTTTATCTTTAATTTTTTTCTTAGAATTTTCTTTATTTCTTCTTCATTTACTTTATCTACATCTTTTTTATTTAAAAGATAAGCAGCTAATTTATATCCTAAAACTACCTCATTTTTAGAATCATTAGGATATTTACCAAATAAAAGTTCATGGTCTTTACTATAATCTTTAAAGACCATACCTGTTAAATTACTAGACTTCATTTCAGATTTTTTGTAAGATATATCTGCATTTGTATTAAGTTTTGGTATTGAATATTTTACAAATTCTAATTTATTTAGTTCCTTTAAAGTTTTATCATTTAATATTTTTTTTCTGTTTTTTATATTGCCTCCTTGATAGGTTGCAGTGGCATCTGAATAGGGAAAAATATTTATTATGTTTACATCTCCAAAGGAATTTAACTGTGAGGACATATATTTTTCAAAGCCATTTCCTAGAGATATTATTACATATATAGCTATACTACCTATAATTACTCCTAGCATAGTTAAAAATGTTCTTCCTTTTCTTTTTAAAAGGTTTCTCCATATAATTTCTGCAAGGTCAGTAAGTTTCATATTAATCACCTATTCCTAATAGGCCTTTGAAAAAAACTAGTATACCAGAACTCTTTTTTTCTTTTTTAGTAGCATTAGTGTCATTAATCTTTCCTTTAATAGAGAATTCTTGTGAAATCTTAGAAGGCTTGTTTAATTCATCTTTAAAGCTTATTTCTACAGTACCTTTTATATCACCAAGTAAATTTAGATCCTGTTTAAATTCATTTTCATCTTCAGATTCCATAGTGCCAAAATATTTAGTAAAGGTCTTATCCTTAGCTTTAACATTTAC contains the following coding sequences:
- the sdaAB gene encoding L-serine ammonia-lyase, iron-sulfur-dependent subunit beta; amino-acid sequence: MKDYSVFDVIGPIMIGPSSSHTAGAARLAKVACSIAGDNNIEEVKFYLHGSFAKTYKGHGTDKALIAGMLNMDPWDENLRKSFQVAKEKGLKYEFIETDLGDAHPNTVKFVIKKTNGTISEIIGSSIGGGNIVITSIDGQSMEFTGSNPTIVTHHKDVPGIISRISTMMYSEGINIGAMKVFREGKGTTATMTFETDGEIPKKIIDEIKAIKDIENVKIINPIK
- the sdaAA gene encoding L-serine ammonia-lyase, iron-sulfur-dependent, subunit alpha is translated as MFVNTGKELIKVCNEENLKIWEYTLKIEAESKNVSEKEVFETMRKALKVMQHSSKIGREKEVKSVSGLIGGDALKLEEYSKCHNTLTGTFMVRAMAMAISTSEVNAAMGRIVASPTAGSAGILPAVVIAAGEKLNKSEDDLVKALFTASGLGILISKNATTAGAEGGCQAECGSAAAMASAAVVEMMGGSVEQALDAGAIVIKNILGLVCDPVAGLVEIPCAKRNIAGTVSALTTADIVMAGVTSHIPFDDSVEAMYKVGKQLPSCLRETALGGVAVTEAGLKLKEKVFGCTGCKK
- a CDS encoding methyl-accepting chemotaxis protein; translated protein: MISNSFDNQIFDYFKNIVPYLHHFFSEDILVSVCDKEKYIKIDGTEKFGLSVKAGDFISNQGGDFEAIKTGKIIKKNISKDVFGREVKNISVPFKDENGNIVGCIAIVKNLDKNIEISTLSQNLSNALSQITKSSNEVLKTIQNVALTNSDILENVEKTNNEAKNTDEILEFVKNIANKTNLLGLNAAIEAARAGESGKGFNVVATEIRKLSKSSAESINKIEDIIKNIQLSVSNITKNINQINVSFREQASEVEEINAAIENLTSTAKVLENISKNY
- a CDS encoding 5' nucleotidase, NT5C type, which produces MNNLNICIDIDGTITEPYYWLDISNKYFNKNVKPEDITVYNIEDVLGITEEEYMKFYEKYKVRIHTEEKLRKGAKEVLNELNKYHNIYFVTAREKSLEVLTKSYLINHSIKFRDLYVLGSHYKVDKAKELNCDIFIEDNPTNALELSEAGFKVILLDTNYNKHIKENENIIRIENWHEAYDIVKKISSAQEKAI
- a CDS encoding dipeptidase; the protein is MNFIDMHCDTIYALINKKPCSNKNIAINESETLYKNSLSVDIEKLKASNSLAQFFALFIDVTETNSPLKTALNMLDFFHNELEKYSKYIALAKNYKDINKNLSNNKISAFLTIEEGAALEGNLYNLRNFYRLGVRLITLTWNFPNEIGFPNCKKEFMNKGLTPFGLEVMEEMNKLKMIIDVSHLSDGGFYDVVKHSKSPFVASHSNARAITDHPRNLTDEMIKILSNKGGVMGINFEKTFLGQSEEGKLSEMIAHIKHIKNVGGIDSICIGSDFDGIETPSEIKSSDEIEKLINALEKESFHESEIEKILYKNALRVIKETI
- a CDS encoding YIP1 family protein; protein product: MEQQENVNTNLNLTLKEKFKFFFTSPSKLFEHYRENPKFGILLLITALCTVIYTLIFSNVSKEIMKKYMEKQFQGLDPQTLEMTKKTMDTINNPALKTGSALLFGLIGIFLISFLIFIIFKISKVALSYQQTVTLYLVAGLSTCIGSMFKAIYMLISKKAVGINAILNPSVKNTLMTNIDIFNIWYYVLLGIGIYAMGKTSKKKAIILTIILAILSIGFTVLPFLVGIK
- a CDS encoding ABC transporter permease, which encodes MKLTDLAEIIWRNLLKRKGRTFLTMLGVIIGSIAIYVIISLGNGFEKYMSSQLNSFGDVNIINIFPYSDATATYQGGNIKNRKKILNDKTLKELNKLEFVKYSIPKLNTNADISYKKSEMKSSNLTGMVFKDYSKDHELLFGKYPNDSKNEVVLGYKLAAYLLNKKDVDKVNEEEIKKILRKKLKIKISRPNEKGEEEWMTYTVKVSGICKQNFSDDYQIKTPLPFTKNILIYKNNDEKFLKNKGYESIDLVLKNQEKSSEAEKYLKDNGYLYQSLKEMQSSVGKTLSGVKLILGAIGGISLLVAAFGIANTMNMSILERKKEIGVMKVVGGSVGDIKKIFIGEATAIGFSGGVVGLLIGSFISFVINAMLKSKLSTSSSGDVKIAVSSIGLVAFVLLFSSCVGFLSGLYPASKAAKLDVISSIKDE